One window of Acidobacteriota bacterium genomic DNA carries:
- a CDS encoding NAD-dependent epimerase, producing MSRILVTGAAGFIGYHLSDRLLGEGHEVTGLDNLNDYYDVNLKTARLARLEGRPGFRFARLDLADRAGMDALFAGLRPERVVHLAAQAGVRYSLTHPHAYVESNLTGFLNVLEGCRHHGVEHLVYASSSSVYGANTLMPFSVHHNVDHPVSLYAATKKSNELMAHAYSHLYGIPVTGLRFFTVYGPWGRPDMALFLFTRAILEGRPIDVFNRGEMERDFTYIDDIVEGVARVTFRLPGGDPGWTGDRPDPGTSRAPYRLYNIGNNQPVRLMRLIEVLEHALGRTAEKRFLPMQPGDVPATWADVDDLARDAGFRPHTPVEEGIARFVAWYREYYHIPA from the coding sequence ATGAGCCGGATCCTGGTCACGGGTGCAGCGGGCTTCATCGGCTACCACCTGTCCGACCGCCTCCTGGGCGAGGGGCACGAGGTCACCGGGCTCGACAACCTCAACGACTACTACGACGTGAACCTGAAAACGGCCCGGCTGGCCCGGCTCGAGGGGCGCCCGGGCTTCCGCTTCGCCCGACTGGACCTGGCGGACCGCGCCGGCATGGACGCTCTCTTCGCCGGCCTGCGGCCCGAGCGGGTCGTCCACCTGGCCGCCCAGGCGGGGGTGCGCTACTCCCTGACCCACCCCCACGCCTACGTGGAGAGCAACCTCACCGGGTTCCTGAACGTGCTGGAAGGGTGCCGGCACCACGGGGTCGAACACCTGGTCTACGCATCCTCCAGCTCCGTCTACGGGGCGAACACCCTCATGCCCTTCTCGGTCCACCACAACGTGGACCACCCCGTGAGCCTCTACGCCGCCACGAAGAAGTCCAACGAACTCATGGCCCACGCCTACAGCCACCTCTACGGCATCCCGGTCACGGGCCTGCGCTTCTTCACGGTCTACGGGCCCTGGGGGCGTCCCGACATGGCCCTGTTCCTCTTCACCCGGGCCATCCTGGAGGGCCGGCCCATCGACGTCTTCAACCGCGGGGAGATGGAGCGCGACTTCACCTACATCGACGACATCGTGGAAGGGGTCGCCCGCGTCACGTTCCGGTTGCCCGGGGGCGACCCCGGCTGGACGGGGGACCGGCCCGACCCCGGGACGTCCCGGGCCCCCTACCGGCTCTACAACATCGGGAACAACCAGCCCGTCCGCCTGATGCGGCTCATCGAGGTCCTCGAGCACGCACTCGGGCGGACGGCCGAGAAGCGGTTCCTGCCCATGCAGCCGGGGGACGTGCCGGCCACGTGGGCCGACGTGGACGACCTCGCCCGGGACGCGGGCTTCCGCCCGCACACCCCCGTCGAGGAGGGCATCGCCCGCTTCGTGGCCTGGTACCGCGAGTATTACCACATTCCGGCGTAG
- the rfbA gene encoding glucose-1-phosphate thymidylyltransferase RfbA: protein MIRKGIILAGGHGTRLWPVTRAVSKQLLPVYDKPMIFYPLSVLMMAGIRDILVITTPQDRPQFEKLLEDGSRWGITLRYVIQEHPNGLAEAFLLGEDFLAGEAGALILGDNIFYGHGMGEMLQRAVRRESGATVFAYWVRDPERYGVVTFDGGDRPEAIEEKPPKPRSNWAVTGLYFYDADVVRKARALSPSARGELEITDLNRVYLAAGALHVERLGRGFAWLDTGTPEALNQAANFIETIETRQGLKVGCPEEIAWRMGFIDRERLAGLAAAYRGNDYGAYLSSLLA from the coding sequence ATGATTCGGAAAGGCATCATCCTGGCCGGAGGCCACGGGACACGGCTGTGGCCCGTGACCCGGGCCGTCAGCAAGCAGCTCCTCCCGGTCTACGACAAGCCCATGATCTTCTACCCCCTGAGCGTCCTGATGATGGCGGGGATCCGCGACATCCTCGTGATCACCACCCCCCAGGACCGCCCGCAGTTCGAGAAGCTCCTCGAGGACGGGTCCCGCTGGGGCATCACCCTCCGCTACGTGATCCAGGAACACCCCAACGGGCTCGCCGAGGCCTTCCTGCTGGGGGAGGACTTCCTGGCGGGCGAGGCGGGCGCCCTGATCCTGGGGGACAACATCTTCTACGGCCACGGGATGGGAGAGATGCTCCAGCGCGCCGTCCGGCGGGAGTCGGGGGCCACCGTGTTCGCCTACTGGGTCCGTGACCCCGAGCGCTACGGCGTCGTCACCTTCGACGGGGGCGACCGGCCGGAGGCCATCGAGGAGAAGCCTCCAAAGCCCCGGTCCAACTGGGCGGTCACGGGGCTCTACTTCTACGATGCGGACGTGGTGCGCAAGGCCCGCGCCCTGAGCCCCTCCGCCCGCGGCGAACTGGAGATCACCGACCTCAACCGGGTCTACCTCGCGGCGGGCGCCCTGCACGTGGAGCGCCTGGGCCGCGGGTTCGCCTGGCTCGACACCGGCACGCCCGAAGCGCTGAACCAGGCCGCCAACTTCATCGAGACCATCGAGACGCGGCAGGGGCTCAAAGTGGGCTGCCCCGAGGAGATCGCCTGGCGGATGGGCTTCATCGACCGGGAGCGCCTGGCGGGCCTCGCCGCCGCCTACCGGGGAAACGACTACGGGGCTTACCTGTCCTCGCTGCTGGCCTGA
- a CDS encoding alpha/beta fold hydrolase: METRFVESPDGTRIAYEVDGYGPPLVLLHGALSQDRHSWRETGYVEKLRRSFTVFTPDLRGHGESPCPPDPGRFHLDRLLEDVLAVADAEGADRFRLWGFSFGATIGMRLAVRTNRVKRAVLGGAFFGPVFTPAYEERTRAVFREVDRARSEGVAIGADLSPNERWLAESGLYPLARSLFLAMSAWPPVEPREVKCPMFLYAGAEFKTAADAYARDAEAMRAAGVEWRVWAGLDHMAEFSRIDVTFDEAFAFLHQAGEP; encoded by the coding sequence ATGGAAACCCGCTTCGTCGAGAGTCCCGACGGGACCCGGATCGCCTACGAGGTGGACGGGTACGGCCCGCCCCTGGTCCTGCTCCACGGCGCCCTGTCCCAGGACCGTCACAGCTGGCGCGAGACCGGCTACGTGGAGAAGCTCCGCCGCTCCTTCACCGTCTTCACGCCCGACCTGCGGGGCCACGGGGAAAGCCCCTGCCCGCCGGATCCCGGTCGCTTCCACCTCGACCGCCTCCTGGAGGATGTCCTCGCCGTGGCCGACGCGGAGGGCGCGGACCGTTTCCGGCTCTGGGGGTTTTCCTTCGGCGCCACGATCGGGATGCGGCTGGCGGTCCGGACGAACCGCGTCAAGCGGGCCGTGCTCGGCGGTGCTTTTTTCGGCCCCGTCTTCACCCCGGCGTACGAGGAGCGGACCCGGGCCGTCTTCCGGGAGGTGGACCGCGCCCGGTCGGAGGGTGTGGCCATCGGGGCGGACCTCTCCCCCAACGAGCGGTGGCTGGCGGAATCCGGCCTCTACCCCCTCGCCCGCTCCCTCTTCCTGGCCATGTCGGCGTGGCCGCCCGTGGAGCCCCGTGAGGTGAAGTGCCCGATGTTCCTTTACGCCGGCGCCGAGTTCAAGACGGCCGCCGACGCGTACGCGCGCGACGCCGAGGCCATGCGGGCGGCCGGCGTGGAGTGGCGGGTCTGGGCGGGCCTCGACCACATGGCGGAGTTCTCACGCATCGACGTCACGTTCGACGAGGCTTTCGCCTTTCTTCACCAGGCCGGCGAACCTTGA
- a CDS encoding aminotransferase class V-fold PLP-dependent enzyme — MENLIYLDNGATSFPKPEEVYTYMDQFYRQFGVNPGRSGYDLCMETGEMVETTRRILTRFFNGTDPNRLVFTYNSTDALNLAIFGLLKPGDHAITTTLEHNSVLRPLYHLSLDGVEVDYVPFDARGFVDPDDIARAFRPNTRLVAVNHGSNVIGTVQDIAAVGARCRERGIPFLIDASQTAGMLPIDMAAQNIDVIAFTGHKSLMGPTGIGGLCVREGIDIRLTRAGGTGVRSAVKTHLEEYPYRLEYGTPNVAGIAGLKAGVGWVQKQGLENIRAHEAHLNRTLRDGLAAIDGVTLYCQDDLENHISVLVFNVDGLEAADTGTLLDVDYGIACRTGLHCAPLVHEGIGTTAIHGAVRFGIGPFNTEEHVQAAIDAVREIAAMRRKA, encoded by the coding sequence ATGGAAAACCTGATCTACCTCGACAACGGCGCCACGTCCTTCCCCAAGCCCGAAGAGGTCTACACCTACATGGACCAGTTCTACCGGCAGTTCGGGGTCAACCCGGGACGTTCGGGGTACGATCTCTGCATGGAGACCGGCGAGATGGTGGAAACCACCCGGCGCATCCTGACGCGATTCTTCAACGGCACCGACCCGAACCGCCTGGTCTTCACCTACAACTCCACGGACGCCCTCAACCTCGCCATCTTCGGCCTGCTCAAGCCCGGGGACCACGCCATCACCACCACCCTCGAGCACAACTCGGTCCTGCGGCCGCTGTACCATCTCTCGCTGGACGGGGTCGAGGTGGATTACGTCCCCTTCGACGCCAGGGGGTTCGTGGACCCCGACGACATCGCCCGGGCCTTCCGCCCCAACACGCGCCTGGTGGCCGTCAACCACGGCTCCAACGTCATCGGCACGGTCCAGGACATCGCCGCCGTCGGCGCCCGCTGCCGGGAGCGCGGCATCCCCTTCCTCATCGACGCGTCCCAGACCGCGGGGATGCTCCCCATCGACATGGCGGCCCAGAACATCGACGTGATCGCCTTCACGGGCCACAAGTCCCTCATGGGCCCCACGGGGATCGGCGGGCTGTGCGTCCGGGAAGGGATCGACATCCGCCTGACCCGGGCCGGCGGCACCGGGGTCCGGTCGGCCGTCAAGACGCACCTGGAGGAGTACCCCTACCGACTGGAGTACGGTACGCCGAACGTGGCCGGGATCGCCGGGCTGAAAGCCGGGGTCGGGTGGGTCCAGAAGCAGGGCCTGGAGAACATCCGCGCCCACGAGGCGCACCTGAACCGCACGCTGCGGGACGGGCTGGCCGCCATCGACGGGGTCACCCTCTACTGCCAGGACGACCTGGAAAACCACATCAGCGTCCTGGTTTTCAACGTGGACGGCCTGGAAGCGGCGGACACCGGCACCCTGCTGGACGTGGACTACGGCATCGCCTGCCGGACCGGCCTCCACTGCGCCCCCCTGGTGCATGAAGGGATCGGCACGACCGCCATCCACGGGGCCGTCCGCTTCGGCATCGGCCCCTTCAACACCGAGGAACACGTCCAGGCAGCCATCGACGCGGTCCGGGAAATCGCCGCGATGCGCCGGAAGGCCTGA
- the truA gene encoding tRNA pseudouridine(38-40) synthase TruA, with product MPRFKLVLEYEGTRYRGWQVQANARSVQGEILAAARRALGTDALDLQGAGRTDAGVHALGQAAHLDADTALAPERLRLALNDALPPDIHVLELSKAPPGFHARKDARARVYLYQVSRRRTALAKRFVWWVRQPLDVARMARCARRFEGFHDFRSFMDARAGDKSSLVALDEARVREAGDLILFRFRGSHFLWKMVRRMVGVLVAIGRGDHSEKDVARFLSAPSPEPARLTAAPSGLFLEKVLYEGDPDPVDLEPLIRL from the coding sequence ATGCCCCGGTTCAAACTTGTCCTAGAGTACGAAGGCACGCGGTACCGCGGGTGGCAGGTGCAGGCCAACGCCCGGTCGGTCCAGGGGGAGATCCTGGCGGCGGCCCGGCGCGCCCTGGGGACGGACGCCCTCGACCTGCAGGGCGCCGGGCGGACCGACGCGGGGGTCCACGCCCTCGGGCAGGCCGCCCACCTGGACGCCGACACCGCCCTGGCCCCGGAGCGCCTCCGCCTGGCCCTCAACGACGCGCTGCCCCCGGACATCCACGTCCTCGAACTTTCCAAGGCCCCGCCGGGTTTTCACGCCCGCAAGGACGCCCGGGCACGGGTCTACCTCTACCAGGTGTCCCGGCGTCGGACCGCCCTGGCGAAGCGCTTCGTCTGGTGGGTCCGGCAACCCCTCGACGTCGCCCGGATGGCGCGCTGCGCCCGCCGTTTCGAGGGCTTCCACGACTTCCGCTCCTTCATGGACGCCCGGGCGGGGGACAAGTCCTCCCTCGTCGCCCTCGACGAGGCGCGGGTCCGGGAGGCGGGGGACCTCATCCTTTTCCGCTTCCGGGGGTCCCACTTCCTCTGGAAGATGGTCCGCCGGATGGTCGGCGTGCTGGTGGCCATCGGGCGGGGGGACCATTCCGAGAAGGACGTCGCGCGGTTCCTGTCAGCGCCTTCCCCCGAGCCGGCCCGCCTGACGGCGGCCCCCTCCGGCCTCTTCCTGGAGAAGGTCCTCTACGAGGGCGACCCCGACCCGGTCGACCTCGAACCCCTCATCCGCCTGTGA
- the ndk gene encoding nucleoside-diphosphate kinase, whose protein sequence is MTEQTLAIVKPDAMKARAAGKILDMILEAGFGLSAVRLVHLTREQAEGFYQVHRERPFFPSLTAFMTEGPVLVMVLEAENAIARWRDLMGPTNPAEASEGTIRKRFGAGIARNAVHGSDAPETARFEIAYFFSELDRVRR, encoded by the coding sequence ATGACGGAACAAACCCTGGCCATCGTCAAGCCGGACGCCATGAAGGCCCGTGCGGCCGGAAAGATCCTGGACATGATCCTCGAGGCCGGCTTCGGCCTGTCGGCGGTCCGGCTCGTCCACCTGACCCGGGAGCAGGCGGAGGGTTTCTACCAGGTCCATCGCGAACGCCCCTTCTTCCCCTCGCTGACGGCCTTCATGACCGAGGGGCCCGTCCTGGTCATGGTCCTGGAGGCGGAAAACGCCATCGCCCGCTGGCGCGACCTCATGGGGCCCACCAACCCCGCGGAGGCGTCGGAGGGGACCATCCGCAAGCGTTTCGGCGCCGGCATCGCGCGAAACGCCGTCCACGGCTCCGACGCCCCGGAGACGGCACGCTTCGAAATCGCCTACTTCTTCAGCGAGCTGGATCGCGTACGGAGGTAA
- a CDS encoding beta-lactamase family protein, translating into MSNTRISRSAGVATLALALLCVAAPAQASLDPVLKPYLAKYEIPALAAAVVKDGRIVAAGAVGTRRWGENIPVTPSDRFHLGSDTKAMTATLAAILVDQGKLRWDSTVGDVFPDLGENADPVFTRLTLEQLLSHTSGLPSDNLSRDAVPYMALTEVSDDWPVGNLDEIRAWLVRRWAALPMPGKPGGTFEYSNLNYVIVGAMIERLEGKTWDELIFDRIFRPLNLRTAGLGTQSTPGRTDAPLPHAVVNGKIKPLLAGPLSDNPAVIGPAGIAHMSVLDFARWAGWNAGEGKRGPALVKPETLKRLHTAVVTIPPPADAPVGTPAGGKYALGWGERVRDFHPDPILCHSGSNGMNIAQVHLDPKADFAVVLLANIAGKKANEALDELVRELFEAWAAKPAPPAPRSAATEPPKEKPEGKKPADGK; encoded by the coding sequence ATGAGTAACACCCGAATCAGCCGGTCGGCCGGGGTCGCGACCCTGGCGCTGGCCCTCCTCTGCGTGGCCGCACCGGCCCAGGCCTCGCTGGACCCCGTCTTGAAACCGTACCTGGCGAAGTACGAGATCCCGGCCCTGGCCGCCGCCGTCGTGAAGGACGGGAGGATCGTCGCCGCGGGGGCGGTGGGCACCCGGCGGTGGGGCGAGAACATCCCGGTGACCCCCAGCGACCGGTTCCACCTGGGCTCCGACACCAAGGCCATGACCGCCACCCTGGCGGCCATCCTGGTGGACCAGGGGAAACTCCGGTGGGACTCCACCGTCGGGGACGTCTTTCCCGACCTCGGCGAAAATGCCGACCCGGTCTTCACCCGGCTGACGCTCGAGCAGCTGCTTTCCCACACCAGCGGTCTCCCCAGCGACAACCTGTCCAGGGACGCCGTTCCTTACATGGCCCTGACGGAGGTCTCCGACGACTGGCCGGTGGGTAACCTCGACGAGATACGGGCCTGGCTGGTCCGCCGGTGGGCGGCCCTTCCGATGCCCGGCAAGCCCGGCGGGACGTTCGAGTACTCCAACCTCAACTACGTCATCGTGGGCGCCATGATCGAGCGTCTCGAGGGGAAGACGTGGGACGAGCTGATCTTCGACCGGATCTTCCGTCCCCTGAACCTTCGCACGGCCGGCCTCGGGACGCAGTCGACCCCGGGCCGGACGGACGCCCCCCTCCCGCACGCCGTGGTGAACGGGAAGATCAAACCGCTGCTGGCGGGACCCCTGTCCGACAACCCCGCGGTGATCGGCCCCGCGGGGATCGCCCACATGTCTGTCCTGGACTTCGCCCGGTGGGCGGGATGGAACGCGGGGGAGGGAAAGCGCGGCCCCGCCCTCGTGAAACCGGAGACCCTGAAAAGGCTCCACACCGCCGTCGTGACCATTCCCCCGCCGGCGGACGCCCCCGTCGGCACCCCGGCCGGCGGCAAGTACGCCCTCGGCTGGGGCGAGCGGGTGCGGGACTTCCACCCCGACCCCATCCTCTGCCACAGCGGCTCCAACGGGATGAACATCGCCCAGGTCCACCTCGACCCGAAGGCGGACTTCGCGGTGGTCCTCCTGGCCAACATCGCCGGGAAGAAGGCGAACGAGGCCCTGGACGAACTGGTGAGGGAACTGTTCGAGGCCTGGGCCGCGAAGCCGGCGCCTCCCGCTCCCCGGTCGGCGGCAACGGAACCGCCGAAAGAGAAACCGGAAGGCAAGAAGCCCGCCGACGGGAAGTGA